In the genome of Juglans microcarpa x Juglans regia isolate MS1-56 chromosome 6S, Jm3101_v1.0, whole genome shotgun sequence, the window TTTACGAAACATGCGTTTTCTCCAAATCTAGCTTTGCttgcattaattatttaatgacGAATGCCTGGCGtgattattatttctttattgatTTACTTTGCATGACTATTTTAATTGGTCTCTTttaagagttattttattttatgtatagaGCACACCTGCATctacatcatttaaatgataaaatttattttataaattaaattatattcgTGTAATGTTTAATACACACTTGATTATAAAGTTTTTCCTCCTTCAATTATTGGgattattgagagagagagagagagagagagagaggatcactttgttttttgtttttggttatgGTGGATGGCGTGGCCCTCGATGCAGGTTGCTTGCCGGTATGGACAAGAacctcaaaaaattaaaaaaaaaaagggtgttCCATGTTCTCGATGTTATAAAGTACCGGTAGTAATGAATGTGATGAGATCATGAGACAATTACCCCCAATTGGGATTTGGCGTGCTGTCGTATTCTTTATTATCCTATCCACGGTTTTGCATGCATGTGTCGTTAATATCATGATATTAttgccttttccttttctttctctgtgCCCATATTCCTCTGAATGAAGGCGCTTTGGAGGACGAATGCACACCAATCCATCCCACCTGTAccgtttaatgaaacggtgcaTTTTAATTTGATAGTGAATTACGGTTTTGGGCGGAAACAAGATTTAAACGGCGATGAAAATGGGGGAGGGTTCGTTTTGGGATAGGGTAACCCCCGTGACCTTCGACGGCAATGGGAGAGTCCAGAGTGACGGGGCGGTGAAGGAGGACTGCCCCCGTCGCTGGCGTAGCCATTACCGTTGTGAGCATGACTCTTTGGGTTTCTGCTAACAATGTAATTTAACTGAACtgatgataattaaaataaaaaaattcctaaaTGTAATTTTAGCTCTGTAGCTTGgctaaaattacatttttcaaaacaagcaTTTTTCTTGTGAAGGTTTGGCCTGGTTTCTGACAAGGATGgtaaatggaaaaagaaaaaaggatttttctcgctcctttttgttttttttttttttttgccctttttgaCAAGTTAGATATCTATTAACATAAAATCAACAGAATCACAGATCAGTAAATTGGTAATACATGTATGAAGTGAGGGATTATATCTTGCCGAGATTCTTGCTACTATCCATTAATCTTGATCTTTTtgtgtacacacacacatatatatatatatatatatatatatatatataatattaattacagGCACGTTGACGGTAGATCGAATAGACTGctttacaatgaaaataaaatattagagcTAGTACAACAAGTACTTTTACTACACAAAGTTTTGCTGTACATATCTCATAAACTCAAGTGGGCAATCTAGCTACGTACTGCATGGAATAAGTTAAGAAACTAAGAAAATCTCCAAAACAAAGGTGTGGCTATCCCGGCCCCCAGTTTGGGTAGGGTGGCATGCACGCGAGACCACCTCTAAATTGCGTCTGCCGGTCTTAGACTCTTAGCATTCtagacatgcatgtgaattatGATCCATGTCAATTTAGTggctgattatatatataaatatatatatatatatatatgtatgtatgtatgtacgtacgtacatagtAAAACTCAAACGAAAAGAGAGATCAGGTCAAACCGTTATGCATGGCAAGTAGGCTCCAGGTCCTCCAACTCTATACCCTCGTCCGCAAGCCTCTTGTCCTTGTACACATACCACTTAGAACAAACCAAAAATAGGACCAAATTCAAAGCACTCAAGATTGACAAAAGCCAGTAAAAATCGTAAAGCTTCCCTTGGTTGAGATTATCCGCTAGCCACGGCCTCCTTTTCCCTGTCACCTTGTGCACGATACTAACCAGTACAGAGCTAACGAAAAGCCCTAGCGAAAGTGTGCTCAAAAACAGCCCTGTGCTCATTGTCTTCATCCCTTTTGGACACTCCCTCAGGAAGAAATCTAGCTGCCCTATATACATAAAGGCCTCCCCTGATCCCACAAAGAAAAACTGCGGAACCAGCCAAAACACACTTAATGGGATCTCTGCGGTTGGATTTTCCGACAAACCATATGATCTTGCGGCTCGCAAACGCTTTAGTTCAGTGAGTGCCGCTACCACCATTGCAAACATTGAGAAAACGAGACCAACCCCTACGCGTTGCAATGGGGTTAAACCTTGTGGGTTTTTAAGCACTTTCCTTGCAATGGGAGCAATGATTCGGTCGTAAAGGGGGACAGTCAAGAGAATGCTGCCGACGAAGAAGACTGTTAGGGAAGCTGCGGGGATTTGAAACGAGCCGATATGGCGGTCCATGGTGGTTGCTTGAGAGACTGAGAATGTGGACATTTGAGCATAGATCGTCCAAAACATGATAGTGGTGGCCCATATGGGTAACATTCTGAGGATCAATTTCACTTCTTCAACATCTGTTAGGGTTGAAAGATACCATTTGTTTACTGCAGTACTACTGGTATTCCAACTACTAGACATTTCCTGGTCCTTGATTGCTGCCTTGTCCAGGAAACTGCATGTTTAGGAGAAAGATCAAGAGTATAGAAAATAATTCGTCAcgtaattctttttattataaaacaactttaaaatatcatatcaaaggaatcaatttataaatataattgtattaaaTCGTTTTATAAACAGAGCAATTTAATTTCTACAAAATAACAACATGATGAGTACGTATAAGATCATACATATTGATCTATGAAATTAGTGGACCACATGTTGTCAtgaatattactaatttatttgttttgtatcGATCTTTGTGCCATTTTCATGTGTATATAAGGCAGATCGAGCCAATATACAGCTCGTTGCGACAGTTTCTAAATAAGTTTTTTGTTAGAATGGAAAGAAACAGAACACAGCTAATGTGTCCGTGATACACtcaaaagagtaaaaaaaggCGATGAGAATTGATTCGAGGAGCAAATTTGGAGCCTTATTAACTCCCTCGTGATCTGTCTTTGATTCCTTTGTAAACGGCAGCATCGATTGAGATAAATTAATGTCGTCACAGCACatcatatatgttatatatatatataattaaaattaaatattgaacGGATGGTAAGCTTTAGATGTCATGACTGACACTGAGTTGGACATCATGTGATATAAAAGCTAGCTTTTTTAATTTCGAGGTGAAAAAGAAGAGTAAAAAAGGATATGGAAAGGAGATGATAGAATAGCAGAGCGGACAAATTGCTAGTCCCAACTCCAAGCATCAAGCTGTGGCAGTGTGCTATTGTTTTCCCATCAGTAGGCACTTGGCTGGCATTCACACCGCCCTGAAAGGACATGCGCATTGCGCCAAACGCACTGGCGCCAGTATGTATCTGGTTGGCCACTGATCAAAAGGATCTtgaacatataatatttttttaaaaagttcttaacttttataaaatttgatacataaattaaattaatgaatgATTATGTGTCAATTTCTTATTGGCGGACACATAGTATTTATATGCCATATGATCAGCGTCCAATAAAAAGATactgtaatatattatataatatatataggtggtGCGAGAGCTACCGATAGTCGTACCAAGCATCACGTAAGAATCTTAGATAAAAAGGGTGTCGTATCAATCGAAATTGATTTaggcataatattttttttacataattatattttaaataaaaaataattttataaaacatcttataaaaataatatcattttataaaaatatttttattttataatattattgtacaatatattataatatattatacatctttaaatacgaatataatgtattttcattttatattcgtatttttttttttttaatatttaaaaaaaaagtgatcctatttttaaatatttttttaatttttaattttaatatattttaacatctttaaatatttaaaaaaaataaaaaaaatacgaatatattaataatcacttatttaatcaataaaaaaaaaaagaaaaataaaataagatgcaGCATAAGACTAACATCCAGGAGAAAGATAAAACGAAAGCTAGCGAggaaaatggtgaaaaaaagTTTAGATACAGTTAATGAGTTAGTTGAGGTAGCTAGGTCGAGGTGGTGACTTACCGGAACTGCTTGGTATGTGGCAAActctgcttcttcttcctctgtcCCTCGCCTTTTAAGTCCTCGACGTTGAACAGCAACGATATATCCGAAGGTAACTCCAAATGCCTCTTTCTCCACGCAGCGACAAAAACCGCAGCAATCTGCGTAAGCGGGCTACCGACGAGCTTCTTGAACCGGTACCGCCTCGTGCCCGACAAGAACACAACCAAGCCGAGCAGTATGGCACACGCACATATTCCATAACCCCATTCTCTCCCAAGGTTGTCTTGGATGTACACAAGAACGGTTACGGCCAGGAGTGAGCCTATGcttataaagaagaagaaccagttgAAGAATTTACTCATTTGGGCTCTCTCTTCTTTGTCCGAGTCATCGAACTGGTCTGAGCCGAAGCCCGACACGCTCGATTTTACACCACCGGTGCCGAGGGCGGTGAGGTACAGCGCTAGATAAAGAACTTTTAGCTGCATGCCGCTTGCGGGGATGCAGGGCGGAACGGTGTCCGCGGCGCATTTGGGTGGACGGAGGCTGGGAATCACGGTCGAGATTGTCAAGATTGTGACACCCTAACGACCAAAAAGaatctaaaattaataaataacttCCAAATAGTAAGCTGAGATTCTTTATACATTACAAACAAGCAAGAAATATTACGTACAGTTGCTTGAACGGTGGCGAAGATGGCAATCGTGAGATACCTGTCAAAAGAGGATGCAaatcaagcaaaaaaaaaaaaaaaaaatttagcaagTCTTGAACCATTTTTTTTAGACGGAACAAGACGTAATAAACTGAACTTGAGATTGAACCTGCCAAGAAAGGTGTCGGCAATAAAGCCACCGAGTAAACAGAGAATGAAAGAGGTGCCCATGAAGTTGGTGACAATATTAGCGGAGGTAGCATTGCCCAAATGCATGGTTCCAGTCAAATAAGTCACCAGATTGACGGCAATACCCAGCGTCGTTAACCTTTCCATTGCCTCCCCACCTGAATGATTAAAAATCATAGAAGGAAGAGTCTTAGATTGAGAAAAGGTTTAACACAAAGTGGTAGGAGCCGGAGAGAGTGAAGGGGAGTGAGACCTAAAATCATGGCGGCAGCGATCCAGCCACCGGTTTTAGATCTCTCGACCGGACGGCCTTTGTAGTCCCAGGCATCTGGGAGGATTTTCCCTTGTGTTTGAGGCAGGGCAGGACTCATCCTTCGCGATCCGGTGTGCGCGCGCCTGTAGCCCGTAGGAGCTCTAGTTTAATTAATGCTTTTACTAATCAAGATTCAAGATTGGATGGTGGTGGCCGTAGATAGGAGACTTGAATTCGTGGCTCAGTTGGTGCAGGCCTACTGCTGTATTTATACTCAAAAACTTTGCATccattaaaatagatatatgttgGGTGAAAGGACACCTGTCATTGGATTATCAAATATTGAGTGTTtgcaaatattttcataatttattttaaaaataatttattaaaaaagaaaatatatttgtataagCCCATAACCGCAACACacggtaaaaaaataaataaataaataaaataatatgaggtGTACTGCAGTTATAAACTGATACATAAaaatactcattaaaaaataccatccagactccaactcccttctcaTTCATTTCCCTCATATTCTCAagcctctctctatctctccctcttctctttgtttctctctaATTTCTGCACATTCATCTCTCAAAGAAGAAATCAACGCACATCTTAAAAagagaatatgataaaaaatctTCCGATGTTTATAGTTTTTTCTTTGAGTTCTTCCAATTTCTGCACATCCACATCCTATTGTATtaaatttctttcttcattttcaattccTTTACTTGAGAGGCAAACCACATTTTCTCTACCCGTCGACTCTATTCTCACTCCACCGCAACAATCGTCGACCTTGGATTTCACGGCTATCATGAGCAACTGTCAtctttgtttatattttctGCAAACTTTTTCTTCCATTATGCTCTATTGCAATATTTTCTAATCATTTTTTGCAAGGTTTCATTTGGCATATTCCTCTTCAATATTCTTCTTGTCATGTTTACATTGTCTTCTTGGGTTTCAATATTCCTCATCAATTCTTTGGTAGGTGGTTTTTAATGCAAACTTTTCCATGGTTTATGGTGAAGGCAACGACGGCTTGGGGCTAGTTTTTGGTTGGACAgggtggagagagagattgtgtgtgtgtgttgttaCTTGTTCGGGTTACACACGACAGAGGCTTTGGAAGTGGTTTGGACTGACTCGCTTGGATTGCAGTGCGACGGGGTCGGGCTTCCATGGTGGAGAAGACGTTCAGCTGGGGACAGCGGCTTGGTGTTTCTTGGTGCACATGGCTGAGTTTTGGAGGTGCTTGCCCGTGCCGTGCGTGGAGATGACCTCAGTGGCTGTTGGTTGCCGTCCcactaaaataaaatgagttggatTTTGGGATCAAAATTctcaatttcatctcatctcattttcttttgtaatataatctaaatataaaatttttaaattaattattataatttttttaaattttaaataaaaataatattataaaattatattctaacaatattttaattttataatattttttatttaattttttctctcttattttttaaaatttaaaaaatactcaacacaaactattttaatattatttataaattattaagcTTATTATTATACACAAAATCTTCTTGCCATCTCACACCACAAACAAACACTAATTCAGTAAAATTTTGGCGTTGTCCAATCTAAAGAGTAAAGAGTACGATATTTACTTGCTGTACACGAAATTGGGCAAAGTTTTTAGTGTTTGCCGCACTCTCTCGTTATAGTTAACCGAACTATTTTAttggattatataaaaaataaatttataaattgatatagtttaatataatatatcatattgtaaaattatttttattaaaaaataaatctaacgaattttataaaatccgtCAAATTGATATGTTTATTtagtataatctctttatatatttaattagctttaaaaaacaataatactcAAATTATTTGCTTGTATATAAAAGAGACTAGAAAGGTACTGAAGACGTGAAGAGAAAAGCCTTCCTTTTAGATATATCACCATGTCTCAAAATCTACATAGGTTATAAACCAAGGTAAAGCTGTCATTTGCCAAATGCCATATAGTATTCCAAATCAATCATGGAGGGAGCGTTTCTCCATCTTCTCTGCGGCGCAGAGTGCTGATGACGTTCCCATCGGTAGTGAGAGAGAAGCTCACATGTTTCCAATATTGGTGTCCTCTCTTTTTGTAGCACATTTCACTGTCGATCTCTTTAAATTGACCTTTACTCGGCTAAGAATTATGAACCACCCGATGTTATTGAAACGTGAGAAGCCGAGAATTATGAACCACCCGATGTTGTTGAAACGTGAGAAGATTTCATTATTATTGAGAtaatttatcaataataatgaaattctTATCCAAACGGATAAGGTACCAAACAAACAAGCCGCACCTGTGCTAGCTAGCAGCTCACTCTCCACCCACACCTTGATggccagctagctagctttgcaATCAGATGAcccatattataattatattccAGCGTTAAAGATGGCATGGGGCTTAAACTATATGGTGGTTGGGGCCATGCCATCATAGCTTATATATGCGATTAAAGCATTTGTGGGTAAActgtatttttaaataatgtgcGGCGCCTGTCCCGTATTATTGCGTGACACAAGTAGTACTGAGAATTAACACAGAATTTGGAAAGGGTCACGAGGTCATATATATTTGGACCACAAGATTGgtcatttgaaaaatgattctAATTGATTGGGTTGTTGGAATCATTGATCATGattactcatttaaaaaaaaaaaagaaaaagaaagaggacgGTCAGTGCATTCATGGCTCCGAACCACTTTCACTTTATAACCTGATTAGACTAGCTAGCAAACGTTAGCCAAACAAGTAAATACGTGCGTGGCTAAGCAAAGCAAGtgctattattttatttatgtggatttaaaaattttaaaaaaattaatttaagcaTGATATTCATAATGAGAAAAATCTATTTAGTACACATTTTTAGCATGCATTGTAGATATGCAAGTCTCTCACGTTAATTTtgctaaaaaatgattttgcttttttttttttttttttttttacttttttaaaattataacgGTTCtcgatataaaaaaaaaaaaattataatagatctcactataaataatatgttgcaCACTAGACTTCTTTGTAACAAAACTCATTGAGAATATGTACAACAAGATTAATtagattttctaaaatttttatttaaagtttacgatctaataaaaaaaagacatgtATTGGATTTTACAGTATTTAATGTGTTCGAAACATTCATTTGAATACTTATAAATACCATTAATCTCGATCACTAATTTATATGTCTATTCATCTCCCGCTATGTCGGGATCAAATCATAGGAAATTTTAATGATCTTGTGTATACATTCTAATCTAAAACATAGGGAACAGATAATTAAAACGTAGGAAACATAGGAAACAGATGATCTCAATTATCGAGTTTGGACTGAAATCAAAATGAATttacatcatatcatatcgcTAAAGATTGACGATCTCATAAATTCTCGGGGATCAAAATCATTGACAACCTTACGTCTAATTTTAGAGCTGGATGCTGTTCGTCGTCTTCTTTCTTGATTTTTGATCCACAAATATTATTCGTACgtattttttcttagaaaaaataaaataaaattctatctgttttttgtttagaaaagaAAGTGGGAGATTCCATCGTGCATCAATTCCATCTTTTTCTGCATCAATTATTTAGTTATGACTTTTGCCTTTAATCAGTTAGTTATGGGATGTTTGCAtgacatctttttcttttcgtcTGTCTTTTGATTCTTTCACTTTTGGTGAAAAATATGTTTCTCACCAGACTATTATTACCTGGACCTCCCATTGCAGCATCAAAGATTTGCTTCAGATACGTTTGTACGGTCCGGCCCATAATAGCACAAAGCAGGCCCTGTTTCTTCCGGCTTTGGGGGCACCATGGGCTACTCAAAACGTGGGAGCTCTTTCcctttttcggtttttttttttatcaaaaattttatatgcacTTCTTGCAATAGTCTTTAcgcattttattaatatgattgatggcctcatattttttaatataaaataatttatttagcCAATCATATCAATAGAATGTTCAAAAAGTGTAAAAGTGATTGTATATAACAGAACTCAATAGACACGTCCTTTATGGAAAAACAacaagaataatgctacttgaCCATCTGAAACTTATCGTTCAGATGTCTCTTTTGACCGCGGCATCAATATATAATGCCACGTtatttattatacaaattaaaaatacaaacagtACAAAAGGGTAGAAAAAATCTAGAGTTTCAGTCttcttgtttatattttttcattgtttttttttcttgtgtggTGTAAGACCGCTGAGTAGAACAGctcttaaaaattaaatgaggTTAAATATTATTACAACTAATTAGGAGTTGATAGGTATTACTGCACATCCCTTAATTTGTTTGATCTCCGTGAATCTTCCCCATGTGGATCGTGTGTATCGGAGCCGATATTATAGATAATCAACATTCGTTGTAAATCCAAATCTTGGTTTTAAGTGGCTGATCAAAGTCAAAATCGCATTTGGACCTGCAAAAGTTTATCCTTTTTCTGAGTGTCACATGAGTTGTAGTACTGTTGATTCACATGTTGAATTTAAGCTATATAGTTGGTAAACACCCCATTTCTCTCTCG includes:
- the LOC121236818 gene encoding protein NRT1/ PTR FAMILY 6.3-like isoform X1 — protein: MSPALPQTQGKILPDAWDYKGRPVERSKTGGWIAAAMILGGEAMERLTTLGIAVNLVTYLTGTMHLGNATSANIVTNFMGTSFILCLLGGFIADTFLGRYLTIAIFATVQATGVTILTISTVIPSLRPPKCAADTVPPCIPASGMQLKVLYLALYLTALGTGGVKSSVSGFGSDQFDDSDKEERAQMSKFFNWFFFFISIGSLLAVTVLVYIQDNLGREWGYGICACAILLGLVVFLSGTRRYRFKKLVGSPLTQIAAVFVAAWRKRHLELPSDISLLFNVEDLKGEGQRKKKQSLPHTKQFRFLDKAAIKDQEMSSSWNTSSTAVNKWYLSTLTDVEEVKLILRMLPIWATTIMFWTIYAQMSTFSVSQATTMDRHIGSFQIPAASLTVFFVGSILLTVPLYDRIIAPIARKVLKNPQGLTPLQRVGVGLVFSMFAMVVAALTELKRLRAARSYGLSENPTAEIPLSVFWLVPQFFFVGSGEAFMYIGQLDFFLRECPKGMKTMSTGLFLSTLSLGLFVSSVLVSIVHKVTGKRRPWLADNLNQGKLYDFYWLLSILSALNLVLFLVCSKWYVYKDKRLADEGIELEDLEPTCHA
- the LOC121236818 gene encoding protein NRT1/ PTR FAMILY 6.3-like isoform X2 codes for the protein MLPPLILSPTSWAPLSFSVYSVALLPTPFLAGISRLPSSPPFKQLLRPPKCAADTVPPCIPASGMQLKVLYLALYLTALGTGGVKSSVSGFGSDQFDDSDKEERAQMSKFFNWFFFFISIGSLLAVTVLVYIQDNLGREWGYGICACAILLGLVVFLSGTRRYRFKKLVGSPLTQIAAVFVAAWRKRHLELPSDISLLFNVEDLKGEGQRKKKQSLPHTKQFRFLDKAAIKDQEMSSSWNTSSTAVNKWYLSTLTDVEEVKLILRMLPIWATTIMFWTIYAQMSTFSVSQATTMDRHIGSFQIPAASLTVFFVGSILLTVPLYDRIIAPIARKVLKNPQGLTPLQRVGVGLVFSMFAMVVAALTELKRLRAARSYGLSENPTAEIPLSVFWLVPQFFFVGSGEAFMYIGQLDFFLRECPKGMKTMSTGLFLSTLSLGLFVSSVLVSIVHKVTGKRRPWLADNLNQGKLYDFYWLLSILSALNLVLFLVCSKWYVYKDKRLADEGIELEDLEPTCHA